The window AACCGCACCCGGTCGTGCTCCAGGACCGCGCGCAGATTGTTCTGCAGCGACTTGATCTTCTCGTGGTCGGGTGCCACGCCGTAGCGGACCAGTCCGTACGGGCACGGCAGCCGGTCCAGGACGTCGACGCGCACCTCGGAGTCCAGCTGGACGAGGCTCTGCGCGGTGTAGCACCCGCTCGGCCCGGAGCCTACGACGGCGACTCGCAGCACGGCGGAACTCCTTACCCGTCAGATCCCGGGGGATCTCAGGAGAGCTCTGATGTCTCCAGCATCGCACCGGCCGGGCTCCGCTGACAGGGTGCTGTGCTCCGACCGGGGCGCGTGTCGGATCTATAGCGAATGTGATCATGCGGTTACGTTGCGTGTGTGCTGGAAGCATCCTTTCTTAATCTTTCTGATCGCTCTCCGGTGGACGGGGCGGTGTCCGTGCGCCCCGCGTGGGAAGTGCGGGAGAACGAGGACGCCACGCGGTGGTTCGACGTCCGGCTCGCCTTCACGGACGGCGCCCACGTCGACGCGCTGGCGGTCGTCGCCGGCGGATGCGTCGGTGTCGAGGAGGTGCGCGCCCGGCCCGCGCTGTCCCTCGACGACCTGGCGGTGCTCGCCGACTGGCTCGAGGATTCGCTGGCCGAGGCGTGCGGCGCCCAGGGCCCGCTCTCCGAGGGCCCTGGGCGCCGCGCCCGGCCGGTCTGGCCGCGCGGCGCCGAGGGGCGGTGGCTGGTGGCCCAGGAGTACCGCGCGGCCCAGCAGGGCGGTACCGACCCGGTCCTCGCCGTGATGTGCGCGACCGGGCACAGCCGCCGCAAGTCGCTGCGCCTGATCGGCCAGGCCAGGGACGCGGGCCTGCTGGCACCACGCCGCGCCCGACGCTGAGCGGGCCGGGCTGAGCGGGCCGGCCCCCGGCACGACCGAGGCCGGGAGTCCGCTCAGAGCATGTCCCGCATCCGCGTGATCTCGCTGGTCTGCTGGGCGATCACCTCGTCGGCCATCTCCTCGACGCGGATGTTGTTGCCCTGCCCCTTCACATCCGAGGCCATGGTGATCGCGCCCTGGTGATGGGTCGTCATCAGGGTCAGGAAGAGGTGGTCGAAGGCCTTGCCGTCGGCCGCGCGGAGCTTCTTCAGCTGGGCCTCGGTCGCCATGCCGGGCATCGTCGCGTGCGCGTGCCGCTCGGCCTTCAGCGGCTTGCCGTACGACTTCAGCCAGCCCTTCATGGCCTCGATCTCGGGCTCCTGGCCGGCCGCGATGCGTTCGGCGATGCGCTTCACGGCCTTCGACTCGGCGCGCTTCGGGGCGAGTTCGGTCATCACCAGGGCCTGGGTGTGGTGCTCGATCATCATGCGGGCGTAGGAGACGTCCGCCGAGTTGGGGGAGTCGTTCTCCGGGTTCTGCTCGGCGGCCTCCTCGGCGGACAGGGTGCGGTTCGCCTCGCCGGGCTCACCCGGAGCGATCACGGCGGGCCCGTCGGCGGCGGCCGGCTTCCGGTCCGGACCGGAGTCACAGCCCCCGGCCGCGAGCACGGCCAGGGCGACCAGTCCCGTCGTGACGACGGACGCACGAGACACGCGGCGGAAGAGCACAACGACCTCCTGTGACGGGCGAGTTGGGACGCACCTCGTGTTGCGGACGGCGTACTGGCACGCTTCCTCGGGTCATTGATCCCAAAACTTCATTGCGATTCTGTTGCCCCCTGTTGGTATGTGCATGGCGAAGACGATACTGCGTGGTGCGTGAACCGTTCCGCAGTGAACGGAACCAGGGAGGAAAACAGTGATCCTGTTGAACGACCGCAGAACACGCCGTAGACGCCTGGGCGTCGTCGCGGCCGCCGGTGGACTGCTGGCCGCGCTCCTCACAGCGGCGCCGGCAGGGGCCACCCCCGACCCGGGGGACGCGCCGCCCGCGCCGAAGAAGATCTCCAAGAGTGCCCAGGCCGAGGTCCGTGAGGCCATCGAGAACGGCGAGATACCCGCCCAGGACGAGGTCGTCCACTCCGACAACATCCAGCACCTGGCATTCGTCCCCAAGGACGTGCTCCAGGGCACGAACTCGGACCTCGCCTTCCAGGGCAGGTACGCGTTCGCGGGCAACTACGACGGCTTCCGCATCTTCGACATCAGCAACCCCAAGGCGCCGAAGACCGTCGCCCAGGTGCTGTGCCCCGGCTCGCAGAACGACATCTCCGTCTCCGGCGACCTGCTGTTCCTGTCCACCGACTCCTCGCGCAGCGACAGCAGTTGCACCAGCACCACCCAGCCGGCGACCGAGAAGTCCTCGTGGGAGGGCATGAAGGTCTTCGACATCAGCGACAAGCGCAACCCGCGGTACGTCGCCGCCGTCGAGACCGCCTGCGGCTCGCACACCCACACGCTGGTGCCCGAGCGCCGCAACGTCTACGTCTACGTCTCCTCGTACTCTCCGAACGCCACGTACCCCGACTGCCAGCCGCCGCACGACGGCATCTCCGTCATCAAGGTGCCGCGCAACGCCCCCGAGAAGGCGAAGGTCGTGGGCTTCCCCGTGCTGTTCCCCGGTGAGGGGCCGGACGGCGGCGGCAACCCGGGCGGACCCACCAACCCGGGCGTCTCCAAGACCACCGGCTGCCACGACATCACCGTGCTGCCGTCGAAGGACCTGGCCGCGGGCGCCTGCATGGGCGACGGCATCCTGTTCTCCATCAAGGACCCGGAGCGCCCGAAGGTCATCGACCGCGTCCAGGACAACGTCAACTTCGCGTTCTGGCACTCGGCGACCTTCAACCAGAAGGCCAACAAGGTCGTCTTCACCGATGAACTGGGCGGTGGCGGCGCGGCCACCTGCAACGCGGAGATCGGTCCCGACCGCGGCGCCGACGGCATCTACGACGTCGTCGGCAAGGGCGACAAGCGCAAGCTGGTCTTCCGCAGCTACTTCAAGATCCCGCGCCACCAGGCGGACACCGAGAACTGCGTGGCCCACAACGGCTCGCTGATCCCGGTGAAGGGCAAGGACCTGATGGTCCAGGCCTGGTACCAGGGCGGTGTCTCCGTCTGGGACTTCACCGACTCGAGCAACCCGAAGGAGATCGCCTACTTCGACCGCGGCCCCCTGACCACGGACACGATCAAGTCGGGCGGCTCCTGGTCGGCGTACTACTACAACGGCTACATCTGGTCGAACGAGTACGCCAGGGGCTTCGACGTCCTGAAGATCGACGACCGGCGTACGGACCCGGCCCGCCGCGTCCACCTGCGCGAGCTCAACGTGCAGACGCAGCCGGACTACTTCGACTGACCCTCCGGGCCGTGCCCCGGTACGGCCCCGGTCGCGAAGAACCGCGACAGATCCCTGTCGCCCGTCCCGTCGGAGGCTCCGGTCTCCGGCGGGACACCCAGCTCCAGATCGAGCCCGTAGCGCGTGAACAACTCGGCCCGCAGCACCGGGATCGGCATCGGCGCCCCCGGCACCAGCGCCGCGTACACGGCGCCCATCAGCAGGGCGCGCAGCATCGGGTAGTCGCTGTCGACGTCCCGCGACCCGAGCCGGGCGACGGTGTCCCGCAGCAGTTCGGCCAGCCGCCGCTGCTCCGGGCAGGGCACGAAGCCCTCGGCCTGCAGCAGCCCGGCCATGTGCTGGCGCATCAGCACGGGCCGGTCCCCGGCCAGCCCCAGGATCGCGTCGATGGCCCGCGCCATCCGCTCCCGGCCGTCCTCGGTGCGCGGCTCGCGCTCCAGCGCCTCCTCCAGCGTGCGGTGCATCAGCCGGTGCACGGCGGACTGCACGAGCTGGCGCTTGCCGGGGAAGTAGTACGAGACCAGCCCGCGCGCCGAACCCGCCCGGTCGGCGATGTCGCCGAGCGTCGTCGCCTCGAACCCGCGCTCGTCGACCAGCTCGACCGCCGCCTGCAGAAGGCGCTCCTTCGAACGTCTCCGCAACTCTTCATTGACCGAGGCGCTGCGCGGGGACATGCTGTAACTCCTGCGTTGACTGGCTGCCAGCCAACTATACTCGGAGCGTCCGGCCGGGGCCGTGCGGTCCCAGCCGGGGATGCCGTCTGCCTCGGGCGACACGGGGGATCGTCCGAGGCGGGCGAGCAGAAGCCCGGATGGTCGCCTCGGGCAGCTTGTTTTGGCGGTGCGGCCCTCAGCTCACGAGATCCAGGACCGGCCGCAGCCCGTCCGGCCGGTCGGTCACCGGCAGATGGTCCACGAAATGCACCCCGCAGCCCAGGGCCGTGGCGCCGCCGTCCGCCCTGCGGTCGTCGCCGACCATGAGCGTCCGGCGCGGATCGGCGCCCAGCGCATCGCAGGCGGCTGCGAACAGCCGGGGGTCGGGCTTCTGGATGCCGTGCTCGTACGACAGGACGTACACGTCGATGTAGGGATCCAGGCCGTGCGTGCGGAAGACCGGGCGCAGATCCCAGCCGATGTTGCTGACCACCCCGACCGGGATGCCCCGCTCGCGCAGGGTGCGGAGCACCTCGACGGCGTCCGGGTACGGGGCCCACGCGTCCGGGTGCATATGGCGGTCGTAGAGCGCGTCGTGCAATGTCGGGTCGGGCAGTGTGACTTGGCGGGAGACGCCGGTGTAGGCGGCCCGGTGCAGCTCGGCGCTCTGGTCCCGGATCCGCCAGGCGTCGGCCAGTTCCTCCGGCACCCGGGCGGGATCGCCACCGCCCGGCAGCGCCCCCGCGGTCTCCAGCGCCCGCGCCGCGGCGGCCACCTCCGCCTCGGCGAGCCGGATCGCGGTCCCGGCCAGGGTGCCGCGCAGCCAGGAGTCGGTGGACTCGACACGGAAGAGGGTCCCGGAGAAGTCGAACAGCACGGCGGTCATGGGGTGATCCTACGAGGACGCGCCCGGCCCCGGCGGGTGTTCAGGGATGCCGGCGCTGGTGCACCCACACCGCCAGGGCCACCACCAGCGCGCCCAGCAGCCAGCCGCCCAGCACGTCCGACGGCCAGTGGACGCCCAGCCAGATGCGGGTCAGTCCGACCCCGATCACGGAGACGACGGCCACGGTCAGGGCCGTACGCCACACGGCAGGGCTCACACCGTGGCGGTGCAGAAGCCACAGGAGCAGGCCGCACACGACCGTGGCGGTCATGGCGTGGCCCGAGGGATAGGCCGAGTAGTGGGCCGAGTCGACCGGGTCGGGCCAGACCGGACGGGGACGGTCCACGGCCGCCTTGAGGCCCTGCTGGAGCAGCGTGCCCAGGGTGACGGCCAGCGCCAGCCACACCGCCGTCCAGCGCGCCGCGAGCCGCACGACGAGCCAGACGACGACCGCCGCGCACAGCAGACGCATCGTCCAGGGATCCCACACCCAGTCGGTGAGGACGCGGAACGTCTGGGTGATGCCGGGTTCGTCGACCGCCCAGCGGTGGGTGGTGCCGGAGATGTCTCCGTCCGTGCTGATCAGTGGGCTCCATCTGACCGCGACGAGGGTCAGCAGCAGAGCCGAGCACAGGGCCAGGACACCGGCGAAACCGGCGGCGGTGCGGTGCTCGGGACGGGGCGGGGAGTCGACGGACGGGGAGTGCATGATGCGATCCTCGCCGAACCGGGGGCTCCGGATCCAGTGCGGCGGCGATCTTCCGGCCCGGGAGCCGCATGCTTCGGCCACTTCGAGGGCCGCGGCGCCGCATGCTTCGGCCATGTCGAGGCCCCGGCCCCACATGCTCCGACCGCTACGTCGAAGCCCTGGCGCCGCATGCTTCGGGCCGCATCGAGGCTCCCGGCCCCCGCGTCACATCGCCGGGCTATCCCAGCGCCCGCAGCCCCGGTACGAACGCCAGCAGCACCGGCACCACGGGCACCAGCGCGGCCGCCGCCGTCAGCCGAAGGCGGCGTGCCGCGGTCAGCCGGTCCGGGGGAGTGAGCAAACGGCGCACCCGCGCCGGGACATGGGCCTGCGGTGTCGGGCAGGGGCCGAACACCCCGCGATGCTCGTTCAGTTCGACCAGGGCGAGGGCCGTGGTCAGACGGCCGAAGCGGCGGGAGGCCGTGTCGTCGGCGGCGAGTTCGACCAGGCGGTGCATCTCGTCGCGGAACGCGGCGAACACCGGCACCTGCGGAAAGCCGCCCGCCAGGGCGGAGGAGCAGTTCAGCAGCCAGTCGTGCCGGGCCCGCGCGTGCCCCTGCTCATGGGCGAGCACGGCATCCAGCTGCCGGCCCTTCAGCCGGCGCAACGCGGCCGTGGTGACGACCAGTTGCGGCGAGGTACCGGGCAGCCACCAGGCGTCGGGCCGCTCGCTCTCCAGGACGACGAGACGGCCGGACACGGCCACCTCGCCCGGCATCAGCGGGGCCCGGACCAGCAGATCGGCACGCCGGCCGCGGCGCCGGGCGCGTGCCCGGCCGACCTCGCGGACCAGCATCGCCGCGCTCCACAGCCCTCCGCAGGCCAGTGCCACCGCTGTGGTCGCCGCCCAAGGGCCCGCCGTACCGAGGGCATAGGCCTCGACTGCGGCGCTCGGCGCCGTCGCGAAGACATGCCAGCCGACCGCGTGCCAGGCCGCCGCCGCGCTCAGCGTCATCGACAGCGCACAGCACACGAGTACGGCCGCCACCGCGCACTGCCACGCCCACAGCGCCACCACCGGCTCACGATCCGGCCAGTCCGCGCGGGCGAGCAGCCGGGGAGCCACCACGGCGGTCAGGGCGCCGAGCAGCAACAGTGCCGCGGGGAGCATCATGGAGGCAGCCTATGAGCGCGGCGCCGCCCAGGGGTACGACTTGTGGCGCCAAAGTGACGCAGGCAACGGCTCAGAGGGTCAGCAGCATCGCCACCATAGCGATCCCCATGGACAGCCGGCACGCCCGCGCCAGTTCCGGCCGGTCGCCCCACGGGGCGGACCCACCGCCCCCGCTCCCGGCCACGGCGGGCACCGGCACCAGCCGGACGCCGGTCAGCAGTACGTATCCGGCGAAGTACAGCAGCAGCGCCCCCGTCAGGAGCGGAACTCCCGATGCGCCCTGACCGTGCGCGTGCGCGGGCGAGACGGCCATGACGACGGACATGTAGACCATCGCCGAGGCTCCCGCCAGATGATGGAGATGGCGCGCCCCGGCCCGCGCCGCCCACAGCGCGTGCACCGCGGCCGCCCCGAACACGGACGCGTACGCGAGCCAGGCCCACGGCGGCGGGGAGAACACCGCCGCCGGAACCGCCATCGCGGCCATCCCGAACCCCATCAGCGCCTCGCCGCCGCTGCGCATCCGCACCAGGCAGTAGGCGCCGGTCACCGCACAGAGCGCCACCAGCAGCCAGCCGGACGAAGCCGGTCCGTGCACGCGCACCTCCCCGCTCGACAGTCGGTCCTTCGATGCCCCGGTCGTGCGGCGCGCACGCGAGCGCAAGGGTGTACACGGGGAGCATTCGACGGAGCACAGCAGGTGAGCGGCTCGATCGCTCGATATCGTTTACGAGTAAAACACCTGCTAATGTTGTGGGAATGAGCAGCGCGAACCCCACACCCGCCTCCCCGCCCGCCCGGCGTCTGCCGCTGGCAGGCGTGCTGCGCGTCGGCCGGCCCTCCGAGATCTGGTTCAAGCCCGCGCTGAGCGTGGTCGTGTCGATCGCCCCGCCCAACCTCACCCTCCTGGCGCTCGGCCGGCTCGACCTGGCGATGTACACGATGGCCGGATCCCTGTGCGCGCTGTACGCCCACAACCGCCCCTACGCCGCCCGGGCCGGGGCCCTGGTGTGGGTGGTGCTCGGCATGCTCGGCGGGCTCGCCGTCGCCTTGGTCGCCGCCTCGCTCACCGGCAGCGCCGTCGTGCTGGTCACGGTCGGCGCCCTGCTGGCCGCCGCGCAGAAGGTGCTGTGCGACGCCACGCGGGTCGGGCCGCCGGGCAATGTCGTCCTCACGTTCGTCAGCTCGGCCTCGCTGTTCGCGCCGCAGACCCTCGCCCAGGTCCCCGGCCATCTGGCGCTGGCCGCCGCGACGGGTGCCTGGGCCTGGCTCGTCTGCATGGCGCCCGCGCTGGTCCGGCCGCACGGGCCGGAGCGCCGCGCCACCGCCGGTGCGCTGAGGGCCGCGGCGGCGTACGCAGACACCGGCGGCACGGGTGAGGGGCATGCCCGGGCCCGGGCCGCGGGCTACGCCGCCGTCCAGGCCGCCTGGCAGTCACTGCTGTCCACCGGCGCGCCCTCCCGGACCCGGCGCGCCCTGGAACGGCTCGTCGTACGGGCCGAGGTCGCCCTCGCGGCGCCGTCGGAGTCGGATGCCGGGCGGCTGCGCGCGTGGGCCCGGGCGCTGCGCGGCACCGGGCCCGTCCCGCAGGCCGGTCTGCCGCGGGCGGCCGCCGACGAGTTGCTCGGAGTGGACGCGGCCCGCTCCCTCTGGACCCGGCTCGGCCCGCTGACCCCGCTCGCGGTGCGTACCGCGCTCGGCTGCGCACTCGCCGGCTACGCCTCCCTCGCCCTGGGCATCGGCCGCCCCTACTGGGCCCTGGTCACCGCAGCCTCGCTCTACCAGGCCAACATCGCCCTCACCTGGAGCCGGGCCGTCCAGCGGGTCGTCGGCAACGTCGTGGGCGTGCTCGTCTTCGCGGCCGTCGCCCCGCTCGCGCACCTGGACCAGGCGCTCCTCGTGCTGTGCTGCCTCGCGTTCAGCTTCGGCGCCGAGGTGCTGATCAGCCGCAACTACTGGCTCGGCAGCGTCTGCGTGACCCCCATGGCCCTGCTCATCACCGAGTTCGCCGGATCCCAGCAGCCCGGCGAGCTGATAACGGAGCGCGTCGTGGACACCGTCGTCGGCGCCCTGGTCGGTTTCGTCGCCGCCGTGGCCGTCACCAACCGGCGCGCGGGCGACCGCGTCGAAGGAGCCCTGGCCACCGCCGACCGGGCCCGCGAGCACGCCGCCCGCCTCCTGGCTGAGCCGGACCCCGACGCGGCCGCCCTGGAGTCGGCCCGTCGCGGCCTCGCCGTCGCCCTGGTCGACCTGCGGGCCACCGCCGACGCCGCGGCCGGCGAATGGTGGCAGCGCGCCCTGCCCCAGGAGCGGGTCGTGCTGGCCGAGCAGTCGGGACACCGTACGCTCGCCGCTACGGCACGACGCCAGGGGCTGCTCCCGGAACGGGGCACGGGCACGGAGACGGAGGACGCACGGCCATGACGGCGACGGAAGGGTCATCGCCCACGGGGGACAAGCCGGGATTCGACCCGCAACCGGCGCCCGGACCCGGGCGGACGGGGGACGACCTCACCGAGGTGCGCACGACCGGAGAGGAACGGGCCGGTGGCCGGCGGGGAGACACCGTCGCCGGTGTCGTGCGGCAGTGGCAGTCCGTGCACCCCGGGCTCGACACCGGGCCGATGGAGGTCATCGGCCGGATCAACCGCTGTGCCGCCCTCCTGCAGCAGGCCGAGGACGCGCCGCTGCGCCGAGCGGGGCTGAGCCGCCCGGAGTTCGATCTGCTGGGCGCGCTGCGCCGCACCGGGCACGAACTGTCCCCCGGGGAGCTGGCCCGGGAGACCTTCTCCTCGGGCGCCGCCGTCACCAAGCGACTCAAGCAGCTCACCGAACGCGGGCTGGTGGAGCGCCGGGCCGACAGCCGTGACCGTCGCGTCGCCCACCTCCGCCTCACCGACGCCGGACGCGAACTCGTCGACGGTGTCCTGCCCGCCCAGCTCGCCTACGAGACAGCGGTCCTGTCCGGCCTGGACGCCCCCGAGCAGGGTGAACTCGCCGCTCTTCTCGGAGAGTTGCTCGGCCAGCTGGAGGGTCGCCTGGGCGCGCTGCGGGGCTGAACCGGACCTGTCCGGCCGGGGGCGTCCGCCCCCTCTGGCGTGCCGCGCCGGCCCCGACGTACCCTCACCCCGTACCGCACCGCGTGGCGGCCTCCAGCTCCTTCACCTGCCCGGAGGTACCCCATGCCCGCACTCGAGGTTCGCCCCTTCCGCCGAGCCGACCGCGACCAGCTCACCGACCTGGTCAACATGCATGTGGCGGCCGTCGTGCCCGGCGTCTCCGTCTCCGTGAACACCGTCCTCGGCGACCTGGAGCGGCAGCCCGGCGAGTTCATCACCGACCCGTGGGTGGCCGAGCGGACGACGCTCGTCGCCGAGCAGCGCCGGTGCGTCGTCGCCGCGGCCCATCTGCTGCGCTACCGCGCCGACGCCGAGGTCGGCGAGACCTACCGGGACAGCGCCGAGATCAACTGGTTCGTGCACCGCCCGACGGCGTCGCACTGGCCGGACGCCGACCGGGCCGCCGACCTGCTGATGCGGGCCTGCCTGGCACAGCTCGCCCGCTGGGACGTCCGCGCCCGG of the Streptomyces koelreuteriae genome contains:
- a CDS encoding DUF6214 family protein, with the translated sequence MSVRPAWEVRENEDATRWFDVRLAFTDGAHVDALAVVAGGCVGVEEVRARPALSLDDLAVLADWLEDSLAEACGAQGPLSEGPGRRARPVWPRGAEGRWLVAQEYRAAQQGGTDPVLAVMCATGHSRRKSLRLIGQARDAGLLAPRRARR
- a CDS encoding DUF305 domain-containing protein, which gives rise to MLFRRVSRASVVTTGLVALAVLAAGGCDSGPDRKPAAADGPAVIAPGEPGEANRTLSAEEAAEQNPENDSPNSADVSYARMMIEHHTQALVMTELAPKRAESKAVKRIAERIAAGQEPEIEAMKGWLKSYGKPLKAERHAHATMPGMATEAQLKKLRAADGKAFDHLFLTLMTTHHQGAITMASDVKGQGNNIRVEEMADEVIAQQTSEITRMRDML
- a CDS encoding LVIVD repeat-containing protein, with the translated sequence MILLNDRRTRRRRLGVVAAAGGLLAALLTAAPAGATPDPGDAPPAPKKISKSAQAEVREAIENGEIPAQDEVVHSDNIQHLAFVPKDVLQGTNSDLAFQGRYAFAGNYDGFRIFDISNPKAPKTVAQVLCPGSQNDISVSGDLLFLSTDSSRSDSSCTSTTQPATEKSSWEGMKVFDISDKRNPRYVAAVETACGSHTHTLVPERRNVYVYVSSYSPNATYPDCQPPHDGISVIKVPRNAPEKAKVVGFPVLFPGEGPDGGGNPGGPTNPGVSKTTGCHDITVLPSKDLAAGACMGDGILFSIKDPERPKVIDRVQDNVNFAFWHSATFNQKANKVVFTDELGGGGAATCNAEIGPDRGADGIYDVVGKGDKRKLVFRSYFKIPRHQADTENCVAHNGSLIPVKGKDLMVQAWYQGGVSVWDFTDSSNPKEIAYFDRGPLTTDTIKSGGSWSAYYYNGYIWSNEYARGFDVLKIDDRRTDPARRVHLRELNVQTQPDYFD
- a CDS encoding TetR/AcrR family transcriptional regulator, whose protein sequence is MSPRSASVNEELRRRSKERLLQAAVELVDERGFEATTLGDIADRAGSARGLVSYYFPGKRQLVQSAVHRLMHRTLEEALEREPRTEDGRERMARAIDAILGLAGDRPVLMRQHMAGLLQAEGFVPCPEQRRLAELLRDTVARLGSRDVDSDYPMLRALLMGAVYAALVPGAPMPIPVLRAELFTRYGLDLELGVPPETGASDGTGDRDLSRFFATGAVPGHGPEGQSK
- a CDS encoding HAD family hydrolase encodes the protein MTAVLFDFSGTLFRVESTDSWLRGTLAGTAIRLAEAEVAAAARALETAGALPGGGDPARVPEELADAWRIRDQSAELHRAAYTGVSRQVTLPDPTLHDALYDRHMHPDAWAPYPDAVEVLRTLRERGIPVGVVSNIGWDLRPVFRTHGLDPYIDVYVLSYEHGIQKPDPRLFAAACDALGADPRRTLMVGDDRRADGGATALGCGVHFVDHLPVTDRPDGLRPVLDLVS
- a CDS encoding phosphatase PAP2 family protein; its protein translation is MHSPSVDSPPRPEHRTAAGFAGVLALCSALLLTLVAVRWSPLISTDGDISGTTHRWAVDEPGITQTFRVLTDWVWDPWTMRLLCAAVVVWLVVRLAARWTAVWLALAVTLGTLLQQGLKAAVDRPRPVWPDPVDSAHYSAYPSGHAMTATVVCGLLLWLLHRHGVSPAVWRTALTVAVVSVIGVGLTRIWLGVHWPSDVLGGWLLGALVVALAVWVHQRRHP
- a CDS encoding M56 family metallopeptidase, yielding MMLPAALLLLGALTAVVAPRLLARADWPDREPVVALWAWQCAVAAVLVCCALSMTLSAAAAWHAVGWHVFATAPSAAVEAYALGTAGPWAATTAVALACGGLWSAAMLVREVGRARARRRGRRADLLVRAPLMPGEVAVSGRLVVLESERPDAWWLPGTSPQLVVTTAALRRLKGRQLDAVLAHEQGHARARHDWLLNCSSALAGGFPQVPVFAAFRDEMHRLVELAADDTASRRFGRLTTALALVELNEHRGVFGPCPTPQAHVPARVRRLLTPPDRLTAARRLRLTAAAALVPVVPVLLAFVPGLRALG
- a CDS encoding DUF5134 domain-containing protein, producing MHGPASSGWLLVALCAVTGAYCLVRMRSGGEALMGFGMAAMAVPAAVFSPPPWAWLAYASVFGAAAVHALWAARAGARHLHHLAGASAMVYMSVVMAVSPAHAHGQGASGVPLLTGALLLYFAGYVLLTGVRLVPVPAVAGSGGGGSAPWGDRPELARACRLSMGIAMVAMLLTL
- a CDS encoding FUSC family protein, translating into MSSANPTPASPPARRLPLAGVLRVGRPSEIWFKPALSVVVSIAPPNLTLLALGRLDLAMYTMAGSLCALYAHNRPYAARAGALVWVVLGMLGGLAVALVAASLTGSAVVLVTVGALLAAAQKVLCDATRVGPPGNVVLTFVSSASLFAPQTLAQVPGHLALAAATGAWAWLVCMAPALVRPHGPERRATAGALRAAAAYADTGGTGEGHARARAAGYAAVQAAWQSLLSTGAPSRTRRALERLVVRAEVALAAPSESDAGRLRAWARALRGTGPVPQAGLPRAAADELLGVDAARSLWTRLGPLTPLAVRTALGCALAGYASLALGIGRPYWALVTAASLYQANIALTWSRAVQRVVGNVVGVLVFAAVAPLAHLDQALLVLCCLAFSFGAEVLISRNYWLGSVCVTPMALLITEFAGSQQPGELITERVVDTVVGALVGFVAAVAVTNRRAGDRVEGALATADRAREHAARLLAEPDPDAAALESARRGLAVALVDLRATADAAAGEWWQRALPQERVVLAEQSGHRTLAATARRQGLLPERGTGTETEDARP
- a CDS encoding MarR family winged helix-turn-helix transcriptional regulator, translated to MTATEGSSPTGDKPGFDPQPAPGPGRTGDDLTEVRTTGEERAGGRRGDTVAGVVRQWQSVHPGLDTGPMEVIGRINRCAALLQQAEDAPLRRAGLSRPEFDLLGALRRTGHELSPGELARETFSSGAAVTKRLKQLTERGLVERRADSRDRRVAHLRLTDAGRELVDGVLPAQLAYETAVLSGLDAPEQGELAALLGELLGQLEGRLGALRG